One window of the Chitinimonas sp. BJYL2 genome contains the following:
- a CDS encoding NAD-glutamate dehydrogenase, translating into MQSFHASLVADIQRHAGAREAGAVDLPALIQQYYADTDANDLASRDSQDWYGALLAHLKLAAARKPGDLQVRVYNPTFDDHRWQTSHTVIELVNDDKPFLVDTVSLALARFGYSIHQIIHPIVQVSRDNAGKLTSIGKGAAESWIHVEIDRITDKARLDEIKAELQRVLGQLDDCVADFEPMVGKLKEIRAELGKAKPANKDAWAEDLAYLDWLLDDHFVFLGYRDYDLIDSKEGVQLAIVKGSGLGLLRGETRGAHSASFAALPAEIRALARNKTLLLLTKTNSRSTVHRGSYLDCVGLKRYDAKGNVIGERRLLGLYTAKAYNTPPHQIPVLRRKIANVLAASQVDAESHKGKTLLNVLETYPRDELLEISEAQLGEIAGRIVAMQDRSQVRAFIREDLYRRYVSTLVYLPRDNYNTDVRIKMQQLLLNAFGGTSAEFNVSLSDAALARIQFIIRTQSGSTLPHYEPREIEAQIAQATRRWTDDLQLNLTAHAGEERGMALYNKYAKAFPPAYYADYDARTAVYDIDKIEQAVTGKHLTMKLTDATLADPTQHRFKIFREDPIALSDSLPVLENLGVRVIEEQPYTLKFADGGRGWVTDIAIKLPITGLLNEDEQRSAFQQGFASVFEGLAENDRFNKLILLGNLQWREVVLLRAYAKYLKQIGLNYSLDHIADRLAHFRDIASDLVKLFLALHEPKQKGAKQVDALNAKIKEALAQVPSLDDERILSGFFHCISATMRTNFFQPAADGSQKDYISFKFESGKIPNMPQPVPLFEIFVYSPRVEGIHLRFGKVARGGLRWSDRREDFRTEVLGLVKAQQVKNTVIVPVGSKGGFVLKQAPAMSDREAYQAEGVACYKTFIRGLLDLTDNLVDGKVVPPKSVHRRDADDPYLVVAADKGTATFSDIANGVSQEYGFWLDDAFASGGSVGYDHKKMGITAKGAWESVKRHFRELGHNTQTQPFTVAGIGDLMGDVFGNGMLLSEQIKLVAAFNHLHIFLDPTPDVAKSFKERQRMFALPRSSWEDYDKKLISKGGGIFSRSAKSIPISPEVRKLLDITDEALAPNDLIRAILKAPVDLLYNGGIGTYFKASTQSHAEAADRANDALRIDGKEIRARVIGEGGNLGFTQLGRVEYALNGGHICTDAIDNSAGVDCSDHEVNIKILLGRLTQAGDMTLKQRNSLLADMTDNVSELVLRDNYLQTAAISLELKQAKSLLSVHTRFMQGLEKAGRLSRRIEYLPNDAQIADRQANGHGLTSPELAVLLAYAKLDLFDKLVASPLPASKEWDGLLADYFPVKMAEKFRKQLPSHPLRSEIVATVLTNECVNRMGISFVFRVAEETNASPAEIVHAWSVASKLMQADKLWAELEALDNLVPTAAQYDVMLELRKHIERVARWVLRVQMTESDADKQLAQLTDEIPALLPKLDKWLADKPNYARQRDAHKAHGIKVDLAARVVHLDAVLALLDIARLARQSKAAVEDVAQAYFRLESALQIDWLREVVDGLPRDNRWQTLARMALRDELYREHAGLTGRVLTGTGTVQKRVDGWLKAREGALEHVSRMFEELRASIPDLAMVSAAMREIRNRLAA; encoded by the coding sequence ATGCAAAGCTTTCACGCCAGCCTCGTTGCCGACATCCAGCGCCACGCAGGCGCTCGCGAGGCCGGGGCGGTTGACCTGCCAGCCCTGATCCAGCAGTACTACGCTGATACCGATGCAAACGATCTGGCCTCTCGCGACAGCCAGGACTGGTACGGTGCCCTGCTCGCCCATCTCAAGCTGGCCGCCGCGCGCAAGCCCGGCGATCTGCAAGTCCGCGTCTACAACCCCACCTTCGATGACCACCGCTGGCAAACCAGCCATACGGTGATCGAACTGGTGAACGACGACAAGCCCTTCCTGGTCGATACCGTCAGCCTGGCGCTGGCACGCTTCGGCTACAGCATTCACCAGATCATCCACCCCATCGTGCAGGTATCGCGCGACAATGCCGGCAAGCTCACCAGCATCGGCAAGGGTGCCGCCGAATCTTGGATTCATGTCGAGATTGATCGCATTACCGACAAGGCCCGCCTTGATGAGATCAAGGCTGAGCTGCAACGGGTATTGGGCCAGCTAGATGACTGCGTGGCCGACTTCGAACCCATGGTTGGCAAGCTCAAGGAAATCCGTGCTGAACTGGGCAAGGCCAAGCCGGCCAACAAGGACGCTTGGGCGGAAGATCTCGCGTATCTGGACTGGCTGCTCGACGACCACTTCGTGTTCCTGGGCTATCGCGATTACGATCTGATCGACAGCAAGGAAGGCGTGCAGCTGGCTATCGTGAAGGGCTCCGGCCTGGGTCTGCTGCGCGGTGAAACCCGCGGCGCCCACTCCGCCAGCTTTGCCGCCCTGCCTGCAGAAATCCGAGCGCTGGCCCGCAACAAGACCTTGTTGCTGCTGACCAAGACCAACTCGCGCTCCACCGTGCACCGTGGCAGCTATCTCGATTGCGTGGGCCTCAAGCGCTACGACGCCAAAGGCAATGTGATTGGTGAGCGCCGCCTGCTGGGTCTCTACACCGCCAAGGCCTACAACACCCCGCCCCACCAGATCCCGGTACTGCGCCGCAAGATCGCCAATGTGCTCGCAGCCAGCCAGGTCGATGCCGAAAGCCACAAGGGCAAGACCCTGCTTAACGTGCTGGAAACCTATCCGCGCGACGAACTGCTTGAGATCAGCGAAGCCCAGCTCGGCGAGATTGCAGGCCGCATCGTGGCCATGCAGGACCGCAGCCAGGTACGCGCCTTCATCCGTGAAGATCTGTACCGCCGCTATGTGTCCACGCTCGTGTACCTGCCGCGTGACAACTACAACACCGATGTGCGCATCAAGATGCAGCAGTTGCTTCTCAATGCATTCGGCGGCACCTCGGCTGAATTCAATGTCTCGCTGTCGGACGCTGCGCTGGCCCGCATCCAGTTCATCATCCGTACGCAATCGGGCTCCACCCTGCCCCATTACGAGCCGCGCGAGATTGAAGCCCAGATCGCCCAGGCTACGCGCCGCTGGACCGACGACCTGCAGCTGAACCTCACCGCCCATGCCGGTGAAGAGCGTGGCATGGCGCTGTACAACAAGTACGCCAAGGCCTTCCCGCCCGCCTACTACGCCGATTACGACGCCCGCACCGCGGTATACGACATCGACAAGATCGAGCAGGCCGTCACTGGCAAGCACCTGACGATGAAGCTGACCGACGCCACCCTGGCCGATCCGACGCAGCATCGTTTCAAGATTTTCCGCGAAGACCCGATTGCGCTGAGCGACAGCCTGCCCGTGCTGGAAAACCTGGGTGTGCGCGTGATTGAAGAGCAGCCCTACACACTCAAGTTTGCCGATGGCGGCCGCGGCTGGGTGACCGATATCGCCATCAAGCTGCCGATCACCGGCCTGCTGAACGAGGACGAGCAGCGCTCGGCCTTCCAGCAAGGTTTTGCCTCGGTGTTCGAAGGTCTGGCCGAGAACGACCGCTTCAACAAGCTGATCCTGCTGGGCAACCTGCAATGGCGCGAGGTAGTGCTGCTGCGCGCCTACGCCAAGTACCTCAAGCAGATCGGTCTTAACTACAGCCTCGACCATATTGCCGATCGACTCGCGCACTTCCGCGATATCGCCTCCGATCTGGTCAAGCTGTTCCTCGCCCTGCACGAACCCAAACAAAAGGGCGCCAAGCAGGTGGATGCCCTCAATGCCAAGATCAAGGAGGCCTTGGCGCAGGTACCAAGCCTCGATGACGAGCGCATCCTCTCGGGCTTCTTCCACTGCATCAGCGCAACGATGCGCACGAACTTCTTCCAGCCCGCCGCCGATGGCAGCCAGAAGGATTACATCAGCTTCAAGTTCGAGAGCGGCAAGATCCCCAACATGCCGCAGCCGGTGCCGCTGTTTGAAATCTTCGTCTACTCGCCGCGCGTGGAAGGTATCCACCTGCGCTTCGGCAAGGTGGCCCGAGGCGGCCTGCGCTGGTCCGATCGCCGTGAAGACTTCCGCACCGAGGTGCTGGGTCTGGTGAAAGCGCAGCAGGTCAAGAACACGGTGATCGTGCCCGTGGGCTCCAAGGGCGGCTTTGTGCTCAAGCAAGCCCCGGCCATGTCGGATCGCGAGGCTTACCAGGCTGAAGGTGTGGCTTGCTACAAGACCTTCATCCGTGGCCTTCTGGACCTGACCGACAACCTCGTCGATGGCAAGGTCGTACCGCCGAAGTCGGTCCACCGTCGCGATGCGGATGATCCTTATCTGGTTGTGGCCGCTGATAAGGGCACAGCCACCTTCTCTGATATCGCCAACGGCGTATCGCAGGAGTACGGCTTCTGGCTGGACGATGCCTTCGCCTCGGGTGGCTCGGTCGGTTACGACCACAAGAAGATGGGCATCACCGCCAAGGGCGCGTGGGAATCGGTCAAGCGCCATTTCCGCGAACTGGGCCACAACACCCAGACCCAGCCGTTCACCGTGGCCGGTATCGGCGACCTGATGGGCGACGTGTTCGGTAACGGCATGTTGCTGTCCGAGCAGATCAAGCTGGTGGCCGCATTCAACCACCTGCACATCTTCCTCGACCCGACCCCGGACGTGGCCAAGAGCTTCAAGGAACGTCAGCGCATGTTCGCCCTGCCGCGTTCGAGCTGGGAAGACTACGACAAGAAGCTGATCAGCAAGGGCGGCGGCATCTTCTCGCGCAGCGCCAAGTCGATCCCGATTTCGCCCGAAGTGCGCAAGTTGCTCGACATCACCGACGAAGCCCTGGCCCCGAACGACCTGATCCGCGCCATCCTCAAGGCACCAGTTGATCTGCTTTACAACGGCGGTATCGGTACCTACTTCAAGGCCAGCACCCAGAGCCACGCTGAAGCGGCCGACCGCGCCAACGATGCGCTGCGTATCGACGGCAAGGAAATCCGTGCCCGTGTGATCGGTGAAGGCGGCAACCTTGGCTTCACCCAGCTGGGCCGCGTGGAATACGCGCTCAATGGCGGCCATATCTGTACCGATGCCATCGACAACTCGGCTGGTGTGGATTGCTCCGACCACGAGGTCAACATCAAGATCCTGCTGGGCCGCCTGACCCAAGCCGGCGACATGACGCTCAAGCAGCGCAACAGCCTGCTGGCCGACATGACCGACAACGTGTCGGAACTGGTGCTGCGCGACAACTACCTGCAAACCGCGGCGATCAGCCTCGAACTCAAGCAGGCCAAGTCGCTGCTGTCGGTGCACACGCGCTTCATGCAGGGTCTGGAAAAGGCCGGTCGCCTCAGCCGTCGCATCGAGTACCTCCCGAACGACGCGCAGATTGCCGATCGCCAAGCCAACGGACACGGCTTGACCAGCCCCGAGCTGGCCGTGCTGCTGGCCTACGCCAAGCTCGATCTGTTCGACAAGCTGGTTGCCTCGCCGCTACCTGCCAGCAAGGAATGGGATGGTCTGCTGGCTGATTACTTCCCGGTGAAGATGGCTGAGAAGTTCCGCAAGCAGTTGCCCAGCCATCCGCTGCGCAGCGAGATCGTCGCCACCGTGCTGACCAACGAATGCGTGAACCGCATGGGTATCAGCTTCGTGTTCCGCGTGGCCGAAGAAACCAACGCCAGCCCGGCCGAGATCGTCCATGCCTGGAGCGTGGCCAGCAAGCTGATGCAGGCTGACAAGCTGTGGGCTGAGCTGGAAGCGCTGGACAATCTGGTGCCCACAGCCGCCCAGTACGACGTGATGCTCGAACTGCGCAAGCACATCGAACGCGTTGCCCGCTGGGTACTGCGCGTGCAGATGACCGAGAGCGATGCCGACAAGCAGCTCGCCCAGCTCACCGACGAGATCCCGGCCCTGCTGCCCAAACTCGACAAGTGGCTGGCCGACAAGCCCAACTATGCCCGTCAGCGCGATGCGCACAAGGCGCATGGCATCAAGGTCGATCTGGCCGCCCGCGTCGTCCATCTGGACGCCGTACTGGCCCTGCTCGACATCGCCCGTCTCGCACGCCAGAGCAAGGCCGCGGTGGAAGATGTCGCTCAGGCTTACTTCCGCCTCGAATCCGCCCTGCAGATCGACTGGCTGCGCGAAGTGGTAGACGGCCTGCCGCGCGATAACCGCTGGCAGACTCTGGCCCGGATGGCACTGCGTGACGAGCTGTATCGTGAACACGCCGGCCTTACAGGTCGTGTGCTGACCGGTACGGGTACGGTGCAAAAACGCGTCGATGGCTGGCTCAAGGCGCGTGAAGGTGCGCTGGAGCATGTGAGCCGGATGTTCGAGGAGCTGCGTGCCTCGATCCCTGATCTGGCCATGGTGTCCGCCGCCATGCGTGAAATCCGCAACCGTCTGGCTGCGTAA
- a CDS encoding transporter substrate-binding domain-containing protein encodes MKKTALFGALALALSMSVSAAELKLKELRVAIDPTYEPFTFKTPDGKPTGFDVEVAEALCAELKIKCVFVEQAWDGMIPGLKAKKYDAIVSSMSITEDRKRAVDFTGKYYNTPSRVVVKLGTAKDLPDLKGKRIGVLKASTQEAFAKGELTKLGANVVPYDAQDQVYLDLKAGRLDGTVADIVEVNKNWLAKPEGKGWGYIGPVLSDKKYFKYFGEGAGIAIRKGDTALKDALNKAIGAIRANGTWKKINDKYVPFDIWG; translated from the coding sequence ATGAAGAAAACCGCGCTGTTTGGCGCCCTTGCTCTTGCGCTGTCCATGTCCGTGTCGGCCGCGGAACTGAAGCTCAAGGAACTGCGTGTTGCCATCGATCCGACTTATGAGCCGTTCACGTTCAAGACCCCCGATGGCAAGCCCACCGGTTTTGACGTGGAAGTGGCTGAAGCGCTGTGCGCCGAACTCAAGATCAAGTGCGTGTTTGTGGAACAAGCCTGGGACGGCATGATCCCCGGCCTGAAGGCCAAGAAGTACGACGCCATCGTGTCCTCGATGTCGATCACCGAAGACCGCAAGCGCGCGGTCGATTTCACCGGCAAGTACTACAACACGCCTTCGCGCGTGGTGGTGAAGCTGGGTACGGCCAAGGATCTGCCGGATCTGAAGGGCAAGCGCATTGGCGTACTCAAGGCATCCACGCAAGAAGCTTTTGCCAAGGGTGAGCTGACCAAGCTGGGCGCCAACGTGGTGCCTTACGATGCTCAGGATCAGGTTTACCTCGATCTGAAGGCCGGCCGTCTTGACGGTACCGTGGCCGACATCGTTGAAGTGAACAAGAACTGGCTAGCCAAGCCGGAAGGCAAGGGCTGGGGCTACATTGGCCCGGTTCTCTCCGACAAGAAGTACTTCAAGTACTTTGGCGAAGGTGCTGGTATTGCCATCCGCAAGGGTGACACCGCGCTGAAGGATGCCCTGAACAAGGCCATCGGCGCCATCCGCGCCAATGGCACCTGGAAGAAGATCAACGACAAGTACGTGCCGTTTGATATCTGGGGCTAA
- a CDS encoding ABC transporter permease: MEEYVWTILAGSTMTLKVALGSLTVAVILGLLGATAKLSANKLLNWAAGFYSTAIRGVPDLVWMLLLFYGGQTLLNMGVESLWEWARLEGNESIVARFEAMGLPEFLEIDPFVAGVLTIGFIYGAYMTETFRGAIIAIPKGQMEAGYAYGMSGMRVFFRITVPQMIRLALPSFTNNWLVLIKATALVSVIGLADMTRLAREAAAAARDITPFAPMLFFLLISLIYLAFTTISLVVLKQLDKKFSMGVRRGEF; the protein is encoded by the coding sequence ATGGAAGAGTACGTGTGGACGATCCTCGCTGGATCGACGATGACGCTGAAGGTCGCGCTGGGTTCGCTCACCGTGGCCGTCATTCTGGGTTTGCTTGGCGCGACCGCCAAGCTGTCGGCGAACAAGTTGCTGAATTGGGCGGCGGGGTTCTACTCCACGGCCATCCGCGGCGTGCCGGATCTGGTGTGGATGCTGCTGCTGTTCTACGGCGGTCAGACCTTGCTCAACATGGGTGTCGAATCCCTGTGGGAGTGGGCACGCCTTGAGGGCAATGAATCCATTGTCGCCCGTTTCGAGGCGATGGGCCTGCCCGAGTTTCTGGAAATCGATCCTTTTGTCGCCGGTGTGCTGACCATCGGTTTCATCTATGGCGCCTACATGACCGAGACGTTCCGCGGCGCCATCATTGCCATTCCCAAAGGGCAGATGGAAGCCGGCTACGCCTACGGCATGAGCGGGATGCGTGTTTTCTTCCGCATCACCGTGCCGCAGATGATCCGCCTGGCCTTGCCCAGCTTTACCAATAACTGGTTGGTGCTGATCAAGGCCACGGCGCTGGTGTCGGTCATCGGCCTTGCCGACATGACCCGGCTGGCGCGGGAGGCTGCGGCTGCAGCGCGTGACATCACGCCCTTTGCCCCCATGCTGTTCTTCCTGCTGATCAGCCTGATTTACCTTGCTTTCACCACTATTTCGCTGGTGGTGCTCAAGCAGCTCGATAAAAAGTTCTCGATGGGCGTTCGCCGGGGAGAGTTCTGA
- a CDS encoding ABC transporter permease: MEWDVILNAETLQLFADGVWVTLKMTVISLLVGGLLAIPMAIMRVSRNRWVSTPVWLYTYVMRGTPMLVQVYMIYFGLAQLEFIQSNWDTVAVLKPFKDAMFCALLAFALNTCAYTTEMIAGAIRDTNHGEIEAARAMGMSKWLLMRRIVLPSALRRTLPAYSNEVIMMLQGSSLASTVPGLIDITGVANGIRSQYYLVFEPYITAAVLYLILTFSLVWLFKLAESRWLAHLKPRKA; the protein is encoded by the coding sequence ATGGAATGGGACGTCATTCTCAACGCCGAAACCCTGCAGCTGTTTGCTGATGGTGTCTGGGTCACACTCAAGATGACCGTGATCTCGCTGCTGGTGGGCGGGCTGCTGGCCATCCCCATGGCGATCATGCGTGTCTCGCGCAACCGCTGGGTATCCACGCCGGTCTGGCTGTACACCTATGTCATGCGTGGCACACCGATGCTGGTGCAGGTGTACATGATCTATTTCGGCCTGGCGCAGCTGGAGTTCATCCAGTCGAACTGGGATACGGTTGCCGTACTCAAGCCGTTCAAGGATGCGATGTTCTGCGCCTTGCTCGCGTTCGCACTCAATACCTGTGCCTACACGACCGAGATGATCGCCGGCGCCATCCGGGACACCAATCACGGCGAAATCGAGGCCGCACGTGCCATGGGCATGAGCAAGTGGTTGCTGATGCGCCGCATCGTGCTGCCATCGGCCCTGCGTCGTACCCTGCCGGCCTACTCGAACGAGGTCATCATGATGCTGCAGGGCTCATCCCTGGCCAGTACGGTGCCCGGATTGATCGATATTACTGGCGTCGCCAATGGTATCCGTTCGCAGTACTACCTGGTTTTCGAGCCCTACATCACGGCTGCTGTGCTGTACTTGATCCTGACCTTCAGTCTGGTCTGGTTGTTCAAGCTCGCAGAGTCCCGCTGGCTGGCACACCTGAAACCACGTAAGGCCTGA
- a CDS encoding succinylglutamate desuccinylase/aspartoacylase family protein: protein MRIQRHPLLSPALGTQRELLSFHYGAGKGQKIYLQASLHADELPGMLVLHHLKGLLADFEARGQIHGEVVVVPVANPIGLDQTLMHSQLGRFEFASAENFNRNYPDLAAAIQPAIEGKLGQDPVANVAVIRAAMADAIAAIKVQTELQSLRKTLTTLAFDADVVLDLHCDFEAVMHVYTETPYLDQAEPLYRHLGARAVLLAKGSGGSSFDEAMSGPWWRLAEQFAGRFPVPLSCLSATVELRGAADVYHSLAEQDAASLIAFMQHRGVLGGAAPALPAAACVPTPLAGSETLRAPHAGVIAYRRDTGEQIQAGEVVADVIDPLSDTVTPVHASVSGVLYARSFVRYATAGMDLCKVAGSVPFRSGYLLSA from the coding sequence ATGCGTATCCAACGTCACCCCCTGCTTAGTCCCGCACTGGGCACCCAGCGTGAACTGCTGAGCTTCCATTACGGCGCAGGCAAGGGTCAGAAAATCTATCTGCAAGCCAGCCTGCATGCGGATGAGCTGCCTGGCATGCTGGTGCTGCATCACCTCAAGGGGCTGCTGGCCGACTTTGAGGCGCGCGGCCAGATTCATGGTGAGGTGGTGGTGGTGCCCGTTGCCAACCCCATCGGGCTTGACCAGACCCTCATGCACTCGCAGCTGGGCCGTTTCGAGTTTGCGTCCGCCGAGAATTTTAATCGCAATTACCCCGATCTGGCGGCTGCCATTCAGCCGGCCATCGAGGGCAAGCTGGGTCAGGACCCGGTGGCGAACGTGGCGGTGATCCGCGCTGCCATGGCCGACGCCATTGCCGCGATCAAGGTGCAGACTGAGTTACAGTCCCTGCGCAAGACACTGACCACGCTGGCATTTGATGCCGATGTGGTGCTTGATCTGCATTGCGACTTTGAAGCCGTCATGCACGTCTATACCGAAACGCCGTACCTGGATCAGGCTGAGCCGCTGTATCGCCATCTGGGTGCTCGGGCCGTGTTGCTGGCCAAGGGTTCGGGTGGCTCCTCGTTTGACGAGGCCATGAGTGGGCCCTGGTGGCGTCTTGCCGAGCAGTTTGCCGGTCGCTTTCCGGTGCCGCTATCCTGCCTCTCGGCAACCGTAGAGTTGCGAGGTGCCGCCGATGTATACCATTCGCTGGCCGAGCAGGATGCCGCCAGTCTGATCGCCTTCATGCAGCATCGGGGCGTTTTGGGCGGTGCCGCACCTGCACTTCCGGCAGCGGCTTGCGTACCAACGCCGCTGGCGGGTTCCGAGACGTTGCGCGCCCCCCATGCAGGTGTGATTGCCTATCGCCGTGATACCGGTGAGCAAATCCAGGCCGGTGAGGTAGTGGCCGATGTGATTGACCCCCTCAGTGATACGGTAACGCCCGTCCACGCAAGTGTCAGCGGCGTGCTGTATGCCCGTTCCTTTGTGCGTTATGCCACCGCCGGCATGGACCTGTGCAAGGTCGCTGGCAGTGTGCCATTCCGTAGTGGTTATCTGCTGAGCGCGTAA
- a CDS encoding ABC transporter ATP-binding protein — translation MSLKLTVENLHKSYGSHEVLKGVSLTANAGDVISIIGSSGSGKSTFLRCINMLERPHSGRITVAGEEMKLVQAKDGMLKAADDKQLQMMRAKLAMVFQHFNLWAHMTVLENIIEAPTQVLKVPKDKAVECARKYLEKVGLKNVEDKYPAHMSGGQQQRVAIARALAMEPEVMLFDEPTSALDPELVGEVLRVMKALAEEGRTMVVVTHEMAFAREVSNHVIFLHQGKIEEQGNPREVLVNPQSERLQQFLSGSLK, via the coding sequence GTGAGCCTCAAGTTAACCGTCGAGAATCTGCACAAGAGCTATGGCAGCCATGAGGTGCTCAAAGGCGTTTCGCTGACTGCCAATGCCGGCGATGTCATCAGCATCATCGGTTCCTCGGGTTCCGGTAAATCCACCTTCCTGCGTTGCATCAACATGCTGGAGCGCCCGCACAGCGGCCGCATCACCGTTGCCGGCGAAGAAATGAAGCTGGTCCAGGCCAAGGACGGCATGCTCAAGGCGGCTGACGACAAGCAGCTGCAGATGATGCGTGCCAAGCTGGCCATGGTGTTCCAGCACTTCAACCTGTGGGCACACATGACGGTTTTGGAAAACATCATTGAGGCGCCTACCCAAGTGCTCAAGGTGCCCAAGGACAAAGCGGTGGAGTGCGCCCGCAAGTATCTGGAAAAAGTCGGCCTCAAGAATGTGGAAGACAAGTATCCGGCGCATATGTCCGGTGGCCAGCAACAGCGCGTTGCCATTGCGCGTGCGCTGGCCATGGAACCCGAAGTCATGCTGTTCGACGAGCCGACCTCTGCATTGGACCCCGAGCTGGTGGGTGAAGTGCTGCGCGTGATGAAGGCGCTGGCGGAAGAGGGGCGCACCATGGTGGTGGTTACGCACGAAATGGCGTTCGCGCGGGAAGTCTCCAATCATGTGATCTTTCTGCACCAAGGCAAGATCGAGGAACAGGGCAATCCGCGCGAAGTGCTGGTCAACCCGCAGAGCGAGCGTTTGCAGCAGTTCCTCTCCGGCAGTCTCAAATAA
- a CDS encoding GlxA family transcriptional regulator, which yields MFDYADKPATQTIAVLLLPGFPAGELGVLQDGVSEVNRLTESELYRVKLLSINGEPVQGRHGRMQDVDGALRSDETAFLLLVSASDAPGELNSSDPVVSTLIGLSRQRMTLGGWRTGAFWLAAAGLLNGCRATVHWSLLDQFSDRFPAVITASSLFEVDRDRATCGGGVAVVEMFLHLLARQHGAELAASVAEHLLLERIRGRDDRQRIPLQNRLGSNQPKLVQAVMLMEANLEEPLTTDEIAQHVCVSRRQLERLFKQHLERVPSQYYLELRLNRARQMLRQTSKSIIQIGLSCGFSSGPHFSSAYRNHFQVTPREDRQRGSVRPDSA from the coding sequence ATGTTCGATTACGCTGACAAGCCTGCGACCCAGACGATCGCCGTGCTGCTTTTGCCGGGTTTTCCAGCTGGGGAGCTTGGCGTACTGCAGGATGGCGTCAGTGAAGTCAACCGCCTGACCGAGAGCGAGCTGTACCGTGTGAAGCTGCTCTCGATCAACGGCGAACCGGTGCAGGGCCGTCACGGCCGTATGCAGGACGTTGATGGTGCGCTGCGTAGCGATGAGACCGCCTTTCTGCTGCTGGTGTCTGCCAGTGATGCGCCGGGCGAGCTCAATTCAAGCGACCCGGTTGTATCGACGCTGATCGGGCTGTCGCGCCAGCGGATGACCTTGGGTGGCTGGCGGACCGGTGCGTTCTGGCTGGCTGCGGCGGGTCTGCTCAATGGCTGCCGTGCCACCGTACATTGGTCCCTGCTGGACCAGTTCAGCGACCGTTTCCCTGCTGTGATTACCGCTAGCTCCCTGTTTGAGGTGGATCGTGATCGCGCGACCTGCGGCGGTGGGGTGGCGGTCGTCGAGATGTTCCTGCATCTGCTTGCGCGCCAGCACGGAGCCGAACTGGCCGCCAGTGTGGCCGAGCATTTGCTGCTGGAACGCATACGCGGTCGGGATGATCGCCAGCGCATCCCGCTGCAGAACCGGCTGGGCAGTAATCAGCCCAAGCTCGTGCAGGCGGTGATGTTGATGGAAGCCAATCTTGAAGAACCGCTGACGACGGATGAGATTGCTCAGCACGTCTGTGTATCCCGCCGCCAGCTGGAGCGTCTGTTCAAGCAGCATCTTGAGCGTGTGCCCTCGCAGTACTACTTGGAGCTGCGCCTGAATCGGGCACGCCAGATGCTGCGGCAAACCTCCAAGTCCATCATCCAGATCGGTCTCTCTTGCGGCTTCTCCAGTGGCCCGCATTTTTCCAGCGCTTACCGCAATCACTTCCAGGTGACCCCGCGGGAAGACCGGCAGCGTGGCTCGGTACGACCTGACAGCGCCTAA